CCCATGTGTTCTAGATAAGCGGCAAGTGTTTTTTGCAATTGTTGGTTATTGTCAACTGCAATCAGTTTCATGTAAGGCCCAGCAAGCGCATTACCTCGCCAGTGGTGCCGTAACCCTGATAACAGTACTTGTAAGCTGTAGTCTTGGTATAAATATTTGGTTTTTGTTGGATGTAATCTTTTTCCAATATCTAACGTTTCTTTGGCGGTGCGATAGGAGTAACTAATGCCTAATTCACCACTGAAATAATGCCCCAATGAAATATGCAGGCTAAGTTGCATATTGGCGGGTAAGCGTTTGAGTAATTTGTTGATGCGTTGGTTTTCAAGCTCAGGGTCAAATTGCTTACCATCTAAAAAAGCCGGCTTTAAAATAACTAATTGAGTTAGTGAGGTCATCGCAATTAAGTTATCGCGTACAGGATTTTGTAATAAATACAGTACTTGTTTTAATGCTTGATTGTCTTGTTGATATAATGGGTTTTTGTTATCAAGTTCGATAATGGCGGCCACTCGCGGTACGCTTAAATCGACACCTAATTGCAATGCCCATTGTTGTAAAGAAGGCAAGTCTTGCTCATTGGCATGAATGAGTTGCGAAATAAACTCCTCTTTTTGACGATTCTGCCACTGTAATTGCTCTTGCAAATTTGCTTGCTCGACAATCATCTCTGCTGTCATCTTAAGCAGTTCACCATAATGGCTTAATGTGTCTGGCTCGCCAGTGATACCGATAACGCCAACCACTTGACCTTGGTAATGCAATGGCAAATTTAGCCCAGGTTTGACGCCATGTAAATTTGAAGCGATGGCTTGGCTTATTTCAACATTGCGATTTTGGCTGATAGCTAATAGTGCCCCCTCATGTACAGTGCCAATCCGATCTATATCGCCTGAACCTAATATCACTGCTTGAGCATTCATAACATTGATATTATGACCAATAATTTTCATGGTTCGGTCGACAATTTTAGTGGCAATTAGTGTATCAATTTGAAACATGAATTTCTCTGGGCAATCAATATCGGTACTGAATGATACCTGATGTTAGCTAAGTATTGGGAGGAGGTTGGTGCTTAAATGCATTGGAAATTTAAAAAACAAGCAATGGTCTTTAACAAGCAATAGGGGAGGAAAGATGAGCAACATAAAATGGGGGGCACATCCATTTGCCCAAACTTCAATCACAAGCTATTCACCTTGTTAATATAATGTTAAATCCGGTGTAATTGCAAGTTTTTTATACAATAGGATGCTAGCGACCGTTTTTGTGTCTAAAGGTCATTAAATCAAATGATATAAAAACGCCAACCTAGATAAGGTTGGCGTCATTTTTAATGTGATCGACTTGGTTATATTACCGTGATATCACTTACAGACTATAACTCACGTTGAGCATGATCATGTGTGCAGTGTAGTCATGCTGTAAATTACCTAAACTCATGACATTCCAAATGGTATCTGGCTCAATATCATTGGCGTCATCATTATCAAGGTATTTTTCCATTTTGTAGTCTATACGCAAGGCCATTTTTTCGGTGGCTTGATATTGTGCATACACATTAATGTTATGCACTTTGGCAAAATAGTCACCGTAATCGCCACTAATACCTTGTCTTACTTGGGTGTTACTGTCTGAGTCTGAGTAGGTATAATCCAAACCTAAGCGCAAACGACTGTCCATTAAATTGTTGTAGCTTAAGCCTGCGCCAACAACATCGACAGTGTCTTCAATATCGGCTTGCCAAGTCGCTATACTTAAATTGGCGCTGCCAGATTGAGCAGATTTGATGATTTGATGGTTATAAAATGTATTAACATTCATATCGTCATTAATCATGTAGCTCAGATTAATATCGTAGTTTGTGTCTTTTGATTCAGTTAAACCTATTTGCGTATTTGTATAGTCATCATATGCATAGCGAACCCCAAAATCGACGTTTAAGTTATCAATAGGGCTATGATTAACACGCGCCTCTATTTGAGTGCGGTCACGGTCGGCCAAATAGTATCGACGTAGCAACGGATTTTGTTCTGCAGATGACGATTCTGATGCTTTATATTCTGAACCATCTCTCTTGCTCAAACTACCTTTAAGCCACATATCCCACATGTCAAAACTATTGACGCGTAAACGTGCCCAGACGTTATTATCGTCAGTGGTTTCTCTGCCTTGATTACTGCGTTCATCTCGTTTGAAATCATAACCCGCATCTAGTTTTAAACCATGGTTGATACGATAGTCAGTGGATAATTTAGCGCTATGGGTAGTGAGATCG
The nucleotide sequence above comes from Shewanella sp. Arc9-LZ. Encoded proteins:
- a CDS encoding sugar diacid recognition domain-containing protein: MFQIDTLIATKIVDRTMKIIGHNINVMNAQAVILGSGDIDRIGTVHEGALLAISQNRNVEISQAIASNLHGVKPGLNLPLHYQGQVVGVIGITGEPDTLSHYGELLKMTAEMIVEQANLQEQLQWQNRQKEEFISQLIHANEQDLPSLQQWALQLGVDLSVPRVAAIIELDNKNPLYQQDNQALKQVLYLLQNPVRDNLIAMTSLTQLVILKPAFLDGKQFDPELENQRINKLLKRLPANMQLSLHISLGHYFSGELGISYSYRTAKETLDIGKRLHPTKTKYLYQDYSLQVLLSGLRHHWRGNALAGPYMKLIAVDNNQQLQKTLAAYLEHMGDIQACANSLFIHRNTLRYRLDKIQTITNIDLHSFNGLLSLYLGQLIHQPST